In one window of Abyssisolibacter fermentans DNA:
- a CDS encoding radical SAM/SPASM domain-containing protein has translation MVSIIEYVKSLDYYNLNKKLYYFERENKLFIYHIKTKKILLIEKNLEEKGYLVSTFIKDNNSIKLYKTSNLSIKDIKELLNNLDNYKANASINLENYMYHNKAYFFLTNACNLKCRYCYQESKPVKMNFSMSKKLIDMMIKNKRKTETDFQIRFFGGEPLLNYKLMKQIINYCSNDRFNENTTFNYYLSTNGLLLDSDKLSFMNDSNTKIKISVDGNREIFNYYRKSAKYKDVYCVLIKKLKEVFKCYPNELLTAGITNNYYNINFCENLKHAYEVGFRNFYVQFVCNNDFYEKRVPDILVEKYDEIINEYEKMLNFINIKMNLGQEIYVNLLDSFIKFLFAPLNSLCGCSAGIASCAYDDVGNVYFCQRFIGDEKYVIGNVEKGLNRQKIKTIRNYNVMDRCVNCPILNYCNGGCYFNNYKNSKILDNYLQYDCNIKIKLFEKLIYYTFKIAQKDIGFINNIYNKREFVE, from the coding sequence GTGGTATCTATTATAGAATATGTAAAATCACTTGATTACTATAATTTGAATAAAAAACTTTATTATTTTGAAAGAGAAAATAAATTATTTATATATCATATTAAGACAAAGAAAATTTTATTAATTGAGAAAAATTTAGAAGAAAAAGGTTATTTAGTATCTACTTTTATTAAGGATAATAATTCTATAAAACTATACAAAACAAGTAATTTATCAATAAAAGATATAAAAGAATTGTTAAATAATTTGGATAATTATAAAGCGAATGCTTCTATTAACTTAGAAAATTATATGTATCACAATAAAGCATATTTCTTTTTAACTAATGCGTGTAATTTAAAGTGTAGATATTGTTATCAAGAGAGCAAACCTGTGAAAATGAATTTTTCTATGTCAAAGAAATTAATTGACATGATGATAAAAAATAAAAGAAAAACAGAAACAGATTTTCAGATACGTTTTTTTGGAGGAGAGCCCTTATTAAATTATAAATTAATGAAACAAATAATAAATTATTGTAGCAATGATAGATTTAATGAAAATACGACATTTAACTATTATTTATCAACAAATGGATTGCTTTTAGATTCAGATAAATTAAGTTTTATGAATGATAGTAATACAAAAATAAAAATAAGTGTTGATGGTAATAGAGAAATATTCAATTATTATAGGAAATCTGCTAAATATAAAGATGTTTATTGTGTATTAATAAAAAAATTAAAAGAAGTTTTTAAATGCTATCCTAATGAGTTATTAACAGCTGGAATTACTAATAATTATTACAATATAAATTTTTGTGAAAATTTGAAACATGCATATGAAGTTGGATTTAGAAATTTTTACGTTCAATTTGTTTGTAATAATGATTTTTATGAAAAAAGAGTACCTGATATTTTAGTTGAAAAATATGATGAAATTATAAATGAGTATGAAAAAATGTTGAATTTTATAAATATTAAAATGAATTTAGGTCAGGAAATTTACGTTAATTTGCTAGATTCTTTTATCAAATTTTTATTCGCGCCTCTGAATTCATTATGTGGATGCTCAGCAGGTATAGCATCATGTGCATATGATGACGTTGGAAATGTATATTTTTGCCAAAGATTTATTGGTGATGAAAAATATGTCATTGGAAATGTAGAAAAAGGATTAAACAGACAAAAAATTAAAACTATCAGAAATTATAATGTTATGGATAGATGTGTAAATTGTCCTATACTAAATTATTGCAATGGTGGTTGCTATTTTAATAATTATAAGAATAGCAAAATACTAGATAATTACTTACAGTATGATTGCAATATCAAAATTAAATTATTTGAGAAATTGATATATTATACATTTAAAATTGCACAAAAAGATATTGGATTTATTAATAATATTTATAACAAGAGAGAATTTGTTGAATAA
- a CDS encoding radical SAM/SPASM domain-containing protein, with product MLEKVKTNFYWFEERNEYYLFNKNNFYIYHIDKEMYDFLKLTEKNNIKRHENLNYNYYLDKLQELDNKIDFFSVDISDEELLDRYLKKKFHLINIVPSLTCNLGCKYCYSQKARKEINTDSVFLSKDIAKKIVDMICKDDIFGDLMSIRFVGGGEPLTNFEVIKFIVESMERNKKDKTVVYRLSTNGLLINNEMLKFFKKYKFKIKISIDGPGFEHNRSRFKNNEQYNKLIKIINKSLIYLGNEDVIVAITFYPHKESAVQKIKGCIDLGFKYIKYQPVINSDIRSIKNEYHSKLLNNEDDVINFYRNHLLNTDINNIKFLDSIDLIIDNINKSRFKYVTCYGGINDVAFSTIGNIYTCNRFINNDEFKIGDIINGIDFIKRREYIRKVSLSERHSCKDCFIVGFCGGKCVYNIYSLYNCYTSTDMNICQSSMYSVESVKKIISLFVELKEKKPEVLDLILNREYF from the coding sequence TTGTTAGAAAAGGTTAAAACCAATTTTTATTGGTTTGAAGAGAGGAACGAATATTATTTATTTAATAAGAATAATTTCTATATATATCATATAGATAAAGAAATGTATGACTTTTTAAAATTGACAGAAAAGAATAATATCAAGCGACATGAAAATTTGAATTATAATTATTATTTAGACAAGCTACAAGAGCTTGATAATAAAATAGACTTTTTTTCAGTAGATATTTCAGATGAAGAACTATTAGATAGGTATTTAAAAAAGAAATTTCATTTAATAAATATAGTTCCGAGTCTTACGTGTAATTTGGGGTGTAAGTATTGCTATTCTCAGAAAGCTAGGAAAGAAATAAATACTGATTCAGTTTTTTTAAGTAAAGATATTGCTAAAAAAATAGTTGATATGATTTGTAAAGATGATATATTTGGAGATTTGATGAGTATTCGTTTTGTTGGTGGAGGTGAACCTTTAACAAATTTTGAAGTAATAAAGTTTATTGTTGAATCCATGGAAAGAAATAAGAAGGATAAAACAGTAGTATATAGATTATCAACTAACGGATTGTTAATCAATAATGAGATGCTTAAATTTTTTAAAAAATATAAATTTAAGATAAAAATAAGTATTGATGGTCCTGGTTTTGAACATAACAGAAGCAGATTTAAAAATAATGAACAATATAATAAATTGATTAAAATAATAAATAAATCCTTAATTTATTTAGGAAATGAAGATGTTATAGTAGCAATTACATTTTACCCTCATAAAGAAAGTGCTGTCCAGAAAATTAAAGGTTGCATAGATTTAGGATTTAAGTATATAAAATATCAACCTGTTATAAACAGTGACATTAGATCTATTAAAAATGAATATCATAGTAAATTATTAAATAACGAAGATGATGTAATTAATTTTTACAGAAATCATTTATTAAATACTGATATTAATAATATAAAATTCTTAGATAGTATTGATTTAATAATAGATAATATAAATAAATCAAGGTTTAAATATGTAACTTGCTATGGAGGAATAAATGATGTTGCATTTTCAACAATTGGCAATATTTATACATGTAATAGATTTATTAATAATGATGAGTTTAAAATTGGAGATATAATCAATGGTATTGATTTTATAAAGCGGCGAGAATATATAAGAAAAGTATCTTTAAGTGAAAGACATTCATGTAAAGATTGTTTCATAGTAGGATTTTGTGGAGGAAAGTGTGTTTATAATATATATTCATTGTACAATTGTTATACTTCAACTGATATGAATATATGTCAAAGTAGTATGTATTCTGTTGAATCAGTAAAGAAAATTATTTCACTATTTGTAGAACTTAAAGAAAAAAAGCCAGAAGTATTAGATTTAATACTAAATAGAGAGTATTTTTAA
- a CDS encoding YcaO-like family protein, translated as MWEDKKWNRKDLSPEKTVQIVKDILKNIGVSTSVKDVVEFEDKWYSLRLEIDGLPGVGTNGKGLSREYAMASAYGELMERIQTGVLIKKMFTKKSSNKSYFSDGKVFEIEEIEKDAQDILNIASKHASYEEIIKLLLGNKEYRICIPYYNVHKNNVKFLPIRLIKLLTGTNGLCAGNSPAEAIVQGLSEILERYVHKKIFLEHKKVPTIPIIHLQKFKSYLLLKKIIELGYQPIVKDCTMDCKYPVVGIILLNPERTKYLFSIGADPNLDIALQRCITEIFQGKSFNNTFDNNYMLPINYYDDSLFKAAPKDKTSYLLNYKEWIKSICFCSGLHPITIFHDEIASKNYLRAFKNENISNTEALIYIKNLLVKENFNIYIRDCSYLGFPTYSIYIPGISETKSLFSEEIDFRIKEKKLTEYLVKLGKGNFENSNILLDNIKKINMVKISDNSGGLVKSFNLCFNNYLIKGKVNSKLYACYILYNQKKYNEAFEYLQSYVRDERVLAREGSDYFIGLLIYLRNKANDVSNEDIFIILKGILSQDIYKLLVDNIENNNIFDKIIRFPSCPNCSVCSIKDNCCVDEWQKINRTLIELECNSTIEQKNISKIFEI; from the coding sequence ATGTGGGAAGATAAGAAATGGAATCGTAAAGATCTGAGTCCAGAAAAAACAGTTCAAATAGTAAAGGATATATTAAAAAACATTGGCGTTAGTACTTCTGTTAAGGATGTAGTTGAATTTGAAGACAAGTGGTACTCATTGAGATTGGAAATAGATGGATTGCCAGGAGTAGGTACTAATGGAAAAGGATTAAGTAGAGAATATGCAATGGCAAGTGCATATGGTGAACTCATGGAAAGAATTCAAACTGGGGTATTAATAAAAAAAATGTTCACTAAAAAATCTAGCAATAAATCTTACTTTAGTGATGGGAAGGTATTTGAGATAGAAGAAATCGAAAAAGATGCACAAGATATTTTGAATATTGCTTCTAAACATGCAAGCTATGAAGAAATAATAAAATTACTACTTGGTAATAAAGAATATAGAATTTGTATACCATATTATAATGTTCATAAAAATAATGTTAAGTTTCTTCCGATAAGGTTAATTAAATTATTAACAGGAACAAATGGTTTATGTGCAGGAAATTCGCCAGCTGAAGCAATAGTGCAAGGATTATCTGAGATATTAGAAAGATATGTTCATAAAAAGATTTTTTTAGAACATAAAAAAGTACCTACAATTCCTATTATTCATTTACAAAAATTTAAGTCTTATTTATTACTTAAAAAAATAATTGAACTGGGATATCAGCCTATAGTAAAAGATTGTACAATGGATTGTAAATATCCTGTAGTAGGTATAATACTACTTAACCCTGAGAGAACAAAATATTTATTCTCTATAGGTGCAGATCCGAATTTAGACATTGCATTGCAGCGATGTATTACTGAAATATTTCAGGGGAAAAGTTTTAATAATACATTTGATAATAATTATATGTTACCTATAAACTATTATGATGATAGTTTATTCAAAGCAGCACCAAAAGATAAGACAAGTTATTTGCTTAATTATAAAGAATGGATTAAATCAATCTGTTTTTGCAGTGGACTTCATCCAATAACAATTTTTCATGACGAGATTGCAAGTAAAAATTATCTAAGAGCATTTAAAAATGAAAACATATCAAACACAGAAGCATTAATATATATAAAAAATTTATTAGTAAAAGAAAATTTCAATATATATATTAGAGACTGTTCTTACCTAGGATTTCCAACTTATAGTATATATATTCCCGGAATATCAGAAACTAAATCTTTGTTTAGTGAAGAAATAGATTTTAGAATAAAAGAAAAAAAACTAACTGAATATTTAGTGAAATTAGGAAAAGGTAACTTTGAAAACTCAAACATATTACTAGATAATATAAAAAAAATTAATATGGTGAAAATTTCAGACAATAGCGGTGGATTGGTCAAGTCATTCAATCTTTGCTTTAATAATTATCTAATAAAGGGAAAAGTTAATAGCAAATTATATGCTTGTTATATATTGTATAACCAGAAAAAATACAACGAAGCATTTGAATATTTACAAAGTTATGTTAGAGACGAAAGAGTTTTAGCTAGAGAGGGTAGTGATTATTTTATAGGTTTACTAATATATCTTAGAAATAAAGCTAATGATGTATCAAATGAAGATATTTTTATTATATTAAAGGGGATTTTAAGTCAAGATATATATAAATTACTTGTAGATAATATTGAGAACAATAATATATTTGATAAGATAATTAGATTTCCATCATGTCCTAATTGTAGTGTTTGTAGTATAAAAGATAATTGTTGTGTAGATGAGTGGCAGAAAATAAATAGAACTCTAATAGAATTGGAATGTAATAGTACAATAGAGCAAAAAAATATAAGTAAAATTTTTGAAATATGA
- a CDS encoding carbamoyltransferase, producing the protein MKVLGLKVIGHDTGAAIVDDSDGVVKLMAISEERLNRVKHTTKFPIFAIGTCLEQAGIGIDDLDAIVFNHRRNVYKLQTFFDFKSEFDSSRYDSYIGKSFKWPDKKVHIINHHDCHGASAYFCSPFDKATILVVDASGNEGESQSIYAAEGSDFNLLDRSYKRGIGALYEAVTNNILGFKGTGSAGKTMGLSAYGGKYSENDLSNKLQAVRSGIDLNYNHILDETDTEFLLKTEVKICDNKQDILNSIYSRVAFDIQKEAERQMLYLVNLAWEMNPCENLCIAGGVGLNCVANEKIKRYSKFKNIWIQPASDDSGIPLGAALYGYNKILKSSSRYRMKSAAIGFSYTKVEIQNLLDRFNINYIEITNKELADKISKGDIVGWFTGSSEYGPRALGFRSILCDPRKIENKDILNKRVKHREIFRPFAPVVKLDKANRFFDVNDTSPFMLFAKNVIEEVKTQIPAVVHFDGTARIQTVDKNDNSLLYDLLDEFEKITNVPVLLNTSFNDNQEPIVESPLDALICFYTTELDGLYLQGYYVKKEDNVDILDKLKNYKKSLLIQNKYDFINKYCYIED; encoded by the coding sequence GTGAAGGTTTTAGGTCTAAAGGTAATTGGACATGATACAGGTGCTGCAATAGTTGATGATTCAGATGGAGTTGTTAAATTAATGGCGATATCAGAAGAAAGATTAAATAGAGTAAAGCACACTACTAAATTCCCTATATTTGCTATTGGGACATGTCTTGAACAAGCAGGAATTGGAATCGATGATTTAGATGCAATTGTTTTTAATCATAGAAGAAATGTGTATAAATTACAGACATTTTTTGATTTTAAAAGCGAATTTGATAGTAGCAGATATGATTCATATATAGGTAAATCTTTCAAATGGCCAGATAAAAAAGTACATATTATTAATCATCATGATTGTCATGGAGCATCAGCTTATTTTTGTTCACCATTTGATAAAGCAACCATTTTAGTTGTAGATGCTTCTGGTAACGAAGGTGAAAGTCAGAGTATATATGCAGCCGAAGGTTCAGATTTTAATTTATTAGATAGAAGTTATAAGAGAGGGATTGGAGCTTTATATGAGGCTGTTACAAATAATATTCTTGGTTTTAAAGGAACTGGGTCTGCTGGGAAAACAATGGGATTATCAGCATATGGTGGAAAATATAGTGAAAATGATCTTTCAAATAAGCTGCAAGCAGTTCGAAGTGGTATAGATCTTAATTATAATCATATCTTGGATGAAACAGATACAGAGTTTTTGCTAAAAACAGAGGTAAAAATTTGTGACAATAAACAGGATATTCTTAATTCTATATATTCTAGAGTAGCTTTCGATATTCAGAAAGAGGCTGAAAGACAGATGTTATATTTAGTAAATCTAGCATGGGAAATGAATCCTTGTGAAAATCTATGTATAGCTGGTGGAGTAGGATTGAATTGTGTAGCAAATGAAAAAATAAAACGATATAGCAAGTTCAAAAATATATGGATTCAGCCTGCATCTGATGATTCAGGTATACCTTTGGGAGCAGCACTGTATGGATATAATAAAATATTAAAATCATCCAGTAGATACAGGATGAAGAGTGCTGCAATAGGATTTTCTTATACAAAGGTAGAGATACAAAATTTACTTGATAGATTTAATATAAATTATATTGAAATAACTAATAAAGAATTAGCAGACAAAATATCAAAAGGAGACATAGTTGGATGGTTTACAGGATCATCTGAATATGGACCAAGGGCTTTGGGATTTAGGAGTATATTATGTGATCCAAGAAAAATAGAAAATAAAGATATTTTAAATAAAAGAGTTAAGCATAGAGAAATATTTAGACCATTTGCTCCTGTGGTTAAATTAGATAAGGCAAACAGATTTTTTGATGTGAATGATACAAGTCCTTTTATGTTGTTTGCAAAAAATGTGATCGAGGAAGTTAAAACACAAATACCTGCAGTAGTACACTTTGACGGTACTGCAAGAATACAGACGGTAGATAAAAATGATAATTCATTGCTTTATGATTTATTAGATGAATTTGAAAAAATAACTAACGTTCCAGTGTTACTTAATACTTCTTTTAACGACAATCAAGAACCAATTGTAGAATCTCCTCTTGATGCTTTAATTTGCTTTTATACAACTGAATTAGATGGTTTATATCTACAAGGATATTATGTTAAGAAAGAGGATAACGTAGATATTCTTGATAAGTTGAAAAATTACAAGAAAAGTCTTTTGATTCAAAATAAATATGATTTTATAAATAAATATTGTTATATAGAGGATTAA
- a CDS encoding ABC-F family ATP-binding cassette domain-containing protein gives MLLVENLNHSFGGRIILDNVSFRLKKGEHIALIGANGEGKSTFLNIITRKIMPDEGLVRWAKKVSVGYLDQHTVLEKGKTIREVLKTAFNTLFDLEKEMLQMYDKMGSATPEELEKLMEETSKIQNTLELSSFYNINAKIEEVANGLGLGDIGLDKDVSKLSGGQRTKVLLTKLLLENPTILILDEPTNYLDFEHIEWLKIYLQNYENSFVLVSHDIPFINSVSNVIYHMENGSITRYKGNYEDFQHMYNVKKKQLEKAYEKQQKEIKNLEDFIARNKARVATTGMARSRQKKLDKMDKIDKPREKIKPTFEFLEARAPSKIIFEAEDLVLGYNEPLTKPLNVQLTRGLKIALRGVNGLGKTTLLKTLIREIKPYDGSVVLGDYLEIGYFEQESSNDNNNTALEEIWNEYPGMLNSEVRLALAKCGLSNDHITSKMKVLSGGEAAKVRLCKIMLRNINFLVLDEPTNHLDVDAKEELKKALQTFKGTVLIVSHEPEFYMDIVDDVWNIEDWTTKII, from the coding sequence ATGTTATTAGTTGAGAATTTAAATCATAGTTTTGGCGGTAGAATTATTTTAGACAATGTATCTTTTAGATTAAAAAAGGGCGAGCATATTGCATTAATAGGTGCTAATGGTGAAGGTAAATCTACTTTTTTAAATATAATAACCAGAAAAATAATGCCAGATGAAGGTTTAGTGCGTTGGGCAAAAAAAGTAAGTGTTGGATACCTTGATCAACACACTGTTTTAGAAAAAGGAAAAACAATTAGAGAAGTTTTAAAAACTGCTTTTAATACATTATTTGATTTAGAAAAAGAAATGCTTCAGATGTATGACAAAATGGGCAGTGCAACTCCTGAAGAGTTAGAAAAATTGATGGAGGAAACATCAAAGATACAAAATACATTAGAACTAAGTAGTTTTTACAATATTAATGCTAAGATTGAAGAGGTTGCGAATGGTTTAGGTCTAGGAGATATTGGACTTGATAAGGATGTCTCTAAGCTTAGTGGTGGTCAAAGAACAAAAGTTTTACTTACAAAATTACTCTTAGAAAATCCTACAATATTAATTTTAGATGAGCCTACAAATTATTTAGATTTTGAGCATATAGAATGGCTTAAGATTTATCTGCAAAATTACGAAAACAGTTTTGTATTAGTATCTCATGATATTCCATTTATCAATTCTGTTTCTAACGTTATTTACCATATGGAAAATGGCAGTATCACCAGATATAAAGGAAATTATGAAGATTTTCAGCATATGTACAATGTTAAAAAGAAACAATTAGAAAAAGCTTATGAAAAGCAGCAAAAAGAAATAAAAAATCTTGAAGATTTTATAGCAAGAAATAAAGCAAGAGTTGCAACTACAGGAATGGCAAGAAGTAGACAAAAGAAACTTGATAAGATGGATAAGATAGATAAACCAAGAGAAAAAATTAAACCAACTTTTGAGTTCTTAGAAGCAAGAGCACCTTCAAAAATAATATTTGAAGCTGAAGACTTAGTATTAGGTTACAATGAACCATTAACTAAGCCATTAAATGTGCAATTAACAAGAGGCTTAAAAATAGCACTAAGAGGTGTTAATGGATTAGGAAAAACTACACTCTTAAAAACACTAATCAGAGAAATAAAACCTTATGATGGCAGTGTAGTTTTAGGTGATTACCTTGAAATAGGTTACTTTGAACAAGAATCTTCTAACGATAATAATAATACTGCCCTCGAAGAAATTTGGAATGAGTATCCTGGTATGTTAAATTCAGAAGTTCGTTTAGCGCTGGCTAAATGCGGCTTGTCAAATGATCACATAACAAGTAAAATGAAAGTTTTAAGTGGTGGCGAAGCAGCAAAAGTAAGGCTGTGCAAGATAATGCTAAGAAATATAAATTTCTTAGTTTTGGATGAACCTACTAATCATTTAGATGTTGATGCCAAGGAAGAACTTAAGAAAGCTTTACAGACTTTTAAAGGTACTGTTTTAATAGTATCTCATGAACCTGAATTTTATATGGATATCGTTGATGACGTGTGGAATATTGAGGATTGGACTACAAAGATTATTTAG
- a CDS encoding GntR family transcriptional regulator, translating into MELKTDSTIPIFIQIADMIEDQILKNIIKEEEKVYSTNELSTLLHVNPATARKGLNILVDENIVYKKRGVGMFVKEGAVDLIKLKRKKNFMNDFIIKLLQEGEKLGISKDEIINMINNCTGGFKNE; encoded by the coding sequence ATGGAATTAAAAACTGATTCAACGATACCTATATTCATTCAGATAGCGGATATGATTGAAGATCAAATTTTGAAAAACATAATAAAGGAAGAAGAAAAGGTCTATTCAACAAATGAGTTATCGACACTTCTACATGTCAATCCAGCAACAGCCAGAAAAGGCTTAAACATATTAGTTGATGAGAATATCGTATACAAGAAAAGAGGGGTAGGTATGTTTGTAAAAGAAGGTGCTGTTGATTTGATTAAATTGAAAAGGAAAAAAAATTTTATGAATGATTTTATAATAAAGCTTTTGCAGGAAGGAGAAAAACTAGGTATTAGTAAGGATGAAATAATAAACATGATCAATAATTGTACAGGAGGTTTTAAGAATGAGTGA
- a CDS encoding ABC transporter ATP-binding protein, which yields MSDWIVTNLSKHFGKTKSIDDISFEIEENKIYGLIGRNGAGKTTLLKLLANQLIPTTGEIRIDGKLLKNDDELTQTICLSRDFIKLCNNIKGIKVKRLIEFASYIYPNWDQAFANEIIKDFNLDTNKKYDKLSRGMQTCVGIVIGLASRAPMTLFDEPYIGLDPIVRELFYEKLLSDYEENPRTIIISTHLINELENLFEHIYILHKGKLILNTSTEETKLKAQVLEGDKDRIESVLAGKRIINKQIIGRMATYTVYDSFTDAEKRVVKDIGIDFKPINLQKLFINLSKGGDKI from the coding sequence ATGAGTGATTGGATAGTAACTAATTTGAGTAAACATTTTGGTAAAACCAAGAGTATAGATGACATTTCCTTTGAAATAGAAGAAAATAAGATTTATGGATTAATTGGAAGAAATGGTGCTGGTAAAACAACACTTTTGAAGCTTTTGGCAAATCAGCTAATACCTACAACAGGGGAAATAAGGATAGATGGTAAATTATTAAAGAATGATGATGAACTAACACAAACTATTTGTTTATCAAGAGATTTTATAAAATTGTGTAATAATATAAAAGGAATAAAAGTGAAAAGACTCATTGAATTTGCATCATATATTTATCCTAATTGGGATCAGGCTTTTGCAAATGAAATAATAAAGGATTTTAATTTAGATACTAACAAAAAGTATGATAAATTATCAAGAGGAATGCAGACTTGTGTAGGAATTGTTATAGGTCTTGCTAGTAGAGCTCCTATGACATTGTTTGACGAGCCATATATAGGTTTAGATCCTATTGTCAGAGAGTTGTTTTATGAGAAATTATTAAGTGATTATGAAGAAAATCCAAGAACTATAATAATATCTACTCATCTGATCAATGAATTAGAAAATTTATTTGAACACATATATATATTACATAAAGGTAAGTTGATTTTAAATACTTCTACAGAAGAGACTAAGCTAAAGGCACAGGTTTTAGAAGGAGATAAAGATAGAATTGAAAGTGTGTTGGCGGGCAAAAGGATAATCAATAAACAGATTATTGGTAGGATGGCAACATATACTGTATATGATAGTTTTACAGATGCTGAAAAGAGAGTTGTGAAAGATATAGGAATAGATTTTAAACCGATTAACTTACAAAAACTATTTATTAATCTTAGCAAAGGGGGAGACAAGATATGA
- a CDS encoding RNA polymerase sigma factor has translation MVNNERDKMDLYVEIFNTYQSKIYHIAYSVLGNDYDANDVVQDTVMRAVDKIDQLKNKNKLEIWIYTIAYNFAKLKYNQNKKNIKVEQYCIDKLKYNELLSIPDNLIKEEARMFILDKVKCLNPKYGEVIYLYFYKNFSYKEISQELKISIGTVKSRLFRGKSSLRKMLSIDNNFDSKKWNNENNNNIKKLKGM, from the coding sequence TTGGTAAATAATGAAAGAGACAAAATGGATTTATATGTTGAAATTTTCAATACTTATCAAAGTAAAATTTATCATATTGCCTATTCAGTACTAGGAAATGATTATGATGCTAATGATGTTGTGCAAGACACTGTAATGAGAGCTGTAGATAAGATAGACCAATTAAAAAATAAAAACAAGCTTGAAATATGGATTTATACTATAGCCTACAATTTTGCTAAGTTAAAGTATAATCAAAATAAAAAAAATATTAAAGTAGAACAGTATTGCATTGATAAGCTCAAATACAATGAACTATTATCGATTCCAGATAATCTAATAAAAGAGGAAGCAAGAATGTTCATTTTAGACAAGGTTAAATGTCTTAATCCCAAATATGGTGAAGTTATATACCTGTATTTTTACAAAAATTTTTCATATAAAGAGATTAGTCAAGAGTTAAAAATAAGCATTGGTACTGTTAAATCAAGATTATTTAGAGGCAAATCATCTTTAAGAAAAATGTTGAGCATTGATAATAATTTTGATAGTAAAAAATGGAACAATGAGAATAATAACAATATAAAAAAGTTGAAGGGTATGTAA